The stretch of DNA TGTGGGGAAACTCATGTGGTGCTTGGGATCTCGGTGGCTTCACCCCAGCTACCTGTGACCTACAGCACAAGACAAGGTGTGGCTCACCACAATGGATGACTGACAGAGTCTGGAAGATGTGTCTTTgtggagaaggagaaattaGATGAGGGGTGCAAACCCTAACATTTTCTGCATGACTTGGCTCTACATTCCCTATATATTTCTGGAAGGGAGTGTGAAGGAGAAAGCAATGAGGGTTTAAACAAGAACTACTCCCATGTAAATATTGTGCTGCTTCCAAACACCAGCCCGAAGAAAAGCCTTGCAGCTGCCCCTGAGTGGCAGGAGTCACTGCAGCCAAGGGTAactttttaccttttattttcttctatggCCTTATGTGGTAGAGGTTGAAGTCTGCAGCAAGATCTGAAAGTTCTTTGAGTGCCTAATGCTTGGGCACCTCAAACAGCTTTTCTTAGCAGAACTTAACAAAATGAATTAATCCTGGACACCTGAGTGGTGTAGGGCACCACAGGCTACCAGGTCATTTTAAGTCACACTGAAGTTAATGAAAAGACTCCCACAGACTTCAGTGGGTGACACATCAAACTGTCCAGCATGGCAGAGCCAAAGGCTTGGCCACATGCTCCCTGTCCTGGGTTTTCAAATTGTGCTGCCTCCACTGAACAATTAAAAATGCTTCCTCACTGGCTGGAGGAACTGAATAAAAATTggagctgaaattaaaaaacacaatGTAAATCATGGTGCAAATGCACTGAAGGGGAAAGCAAATCTATGTTCATATTCTGGGCAGTCAGAGCCAGGTGGAAGCAACATTATCTTGGAGATGTCTCAACTGAGAAGTTGCagtaataaaatctttctggCTAATTGAGCTCAACTGGATGTACACGGGTCTGCTCTGAGAGGGGTCAAAGTAGAGATGCTATTTTCTTACTAGGATCCATACTGAAGTTAAAAACTATTTGGAATTAAACTGATTTTAGAGGCAAATaggctgtttggttttggttttgttaggtttttttgtcAGGGCAAGGATTGATTTTTCTTGTAGGACCATTTACAGTGGAAGAGGTAGCTCCTGTTCTGGATTCTCACAGATTATTATCAGTAAAATGTAGCTTTGTAGCCACAGGGCTAGTTAGACATCTTGATGGAAATACACAGCTGTGGGGGTTTGTGTGATGGTTTTAATTAGGATTTTGAgagttttcatatttctttatataGACAAGAAACATATACAAGAAGTCAGACTTTAGTATCTAATTCTAGACTGCATTTAGGGAAAAGTCATGGGAAGAACAAAAGCCCAGCACACATCTCTCAGTAAATCACCCTGGGGTGAGACCCTCACAAGAGGCGgtttttcagagcaaaattccttttgaaatatAAAACCTGAGGCTCTTTACAGATTGGCACAAAAGCACTTCACTTCCTTCCTGCAGATGGACTCAGAATTATGAtcaagagggtttttttgtttaaaattgtCATTTCAAGAAACATAAAGTTTTCCAAGCGCACACAGCTTCGTGCTGATGCTCCAGGTagcagcaggatgctgagcTCCATAAGCAGGTTCCTCTGTACTTTCATGACCTCAGCTCCCACCGTGTGTCACAGGCACCACTTCGTTATTTCGGTATGATAGTGATGTGTGAAGGGAGGCTGTGGCCTGGGTGACAGAGGGTCTTCTGTCACACTTGTGACTGTGACTGCTTGCTTTTCCAATGTCAGGTGTGCTGGCTTTGGCTGGGCTAGAGCTGATTCTCTTCACAGGggctgttttggatttgtgctgaacacagggttgataatacagagatgtttttgttattgctgagcagggctcacacagagccaaggccttttctgcttttggtacTGCCATGctggtgaggaggctgggggtgcacgggaggttgggaggagacagtcaggacaggtgaccccaatggaccaaagggatattccagtCCAAATTGTATCACTATATAAAgtgagggggaaggaggaacGGGAAAATATTTGGAGTGATGCCACTTGTCTTCCCAAGAAGGCAAGTCTTCCGCcgtgatggggccctgctctcaTGGAGatggctgagcacctgcctgcccatgggaagcagtgaatgaattccttgttttgctttgcttgcgtgttctgcttttgctttccctattaaactgcctttatctccaCCCACGagtttccagcttttacccttctgattctctccccagaGAGAATCGTTCCTGCTGGTGGGAAATGAGGgaggctgtgtggggcttggttgctggctggggttaaaccacaacgTGGGTTAGTGGGAGCCCTGCAACAGTTTTTCAAGACAGACttgaaaaatttccaaaatgttttatatGTAAAGTGAGTAAGTGACTGCAGAGGAGTGGTgggatttttgtatttttcaaaaacctTCCAACTGAAGAATTCTTCATGTAATTAAGGACTGCATATTCAGTAccatttctcttattttttttccactgctgcctATCTGTTGATTTTGTTAAGGGCTTCTTTTTCTGGTTGAAGGAAAATGgaggcttttttatttcttctgtgtataCACGTCTTTTACATTGTCTTGAAAAAGTGTGGTTATTGTGAGCATATTTAATGGCTCTTCCCAAAGACATTTGGCAGGTTAGAAAGCAGATCCAATACTCTTATGTTATTAACTGTTGCAGAAGGTAGCACAGGGGAAGTGACAGCAAAAAGGGAATTACTTTACTAGTTACCAATGAGCAGGGGTGAAAGATGGGATTTATAGAAATCCATTGAAAATTTCAGACTCTCTCTACAACAGGATTTAAGCTTTGTTCTGCCCCTAACCCTCCCAAGGACAAAACTCTTGAGACAACCTTTCACATAATCACAATAAACTGTTTGCTTTGCCACGTtacagaaatggctttttttggttAATGCTGCATTTGCAAACTcctgaggaaaagctgtgatGCACACACGGTGTCAAGGGCTGCATGAGCTAATATTAATGCCGGCTGTGACTTAGTCTTGCTACTCAGGTGTTTTTGCAGCTCCTTGGGTAACAGCTCTTTGATGGAGTGATACCAGACTGCTACTGGCTCCCACTGCACCCTGTTTTTGAGAATAGCAACGAGAGCAACCAaggtgggtttttctttttccttcgCATTTTTGAATGAGGCCTGCTGTGGTTTTTGCAAATTGCATTTCCATTATTAAGTATCTAACAGCCATAACATTTCATATCAGACAACTTGGCACccactttgaaaagaaacatgttATTCGAAAGCAGAAAACGAGATTAGAAATTTGCTTTTGCAGATAGAAAGCAAGTCCTGTCAGCTCATCTAATCCAGTTCCTTGGCAGTGATGCAGGCCAGCTTTCTTCACGGCATTCCTGCACGGCTGCCTCTGCCAGACGTTCCTGTCTGGGCTGCTGCGCTCCCAGCGCGGCTCACGGAGCGAGCGCGGGGCCTGCCGATGGATCTGTGAACAGGCTGGCACACAGGGCTGTGTCACACCCCACTCTGACAGGGAAAAGCATCCTACACGAGTTCACTTGGGAAAGCTCATCCTCTGGTTCAGTGTCACTTTTACAAAATAGCCTGAAAGAGAAGTGaagggctttttttggtttgtttttctaaagtGCATTCAGCTTGCTAATACAGCAGGCATGCAGAATGCAAGCTACCCAACCAGCTATGAAAGAAATGGTAGAATTAACTGCTTAATTCTCTTTGCATTAGGGTAAAGCATAGGTTTTAAGAGGAAGAATTCTTCAGTGAAGAATTGCTGAATATGAGGAACATCTACTACTGCCTTGTAAATTGAAAAGCAAGTTCCTAGTGTAAAGATTGGTGGGGTGATAGCCAAAGCCAAGCAGCAGTCCTGCCTCTTGTTTAGTGAGACAATCTAGTTTTAAGCTTTGTGGTTGAAGTTTGACCCAGTAAGCACATTAAATAATTACTATTTCTGTAAACTCAGGGTTTGTTCAAACCAGATTCTTCGTACTACAGAAAAGAATCCACAGAGATATTTCTTACCCTGCAGCTCATACACTAGTTTAACTGCACCAAGGAGCAACAGACTGTATCCTGAGGAATTACCAGCTTTTCCAGCCCATTCTCTACTGAGCTGCTGTAATGATCAACTAATGCATTTGCACAGAATCCTAAACCCACACAGGTGTAGGAATGGGCCTCCTTCACTTTCAGGTAAGATGAGTGTGTCTGCCTGTGCACATACCATGCACAACAATGCATTTTCTGGATGGCAGAGAACAGAGTGAAAATGTGACCCAACTTACAAGCTGATTGTGCAAGGGGAAGGTGAGAGCCCTGGGCAGGGTCGGTGCCTGTCTGGGTGTAGGtgaccttccccagccctgcagctccagctgccctcTCTGTTTCAGCCTCTCTCTGCTGGGCCGGGCAGCACCGCAGCACACGTGCAGTGCAACGTGAAGTCACTGAATGATGAACGGTGGAAAGCGTCTGTAGCAGCCACAGAGGGGTGCAGGTGCTTGGCAGCATCTGCACTTTGATCCTGTTCACACCAGCACGCCTCAATTCTCACATCCAGTGCTCTCCGCGGAGACACTCAGACATGTTTTGCTTAAATGAAGGCACTGCACCATCTGAATCACTGTTTTTATGATACAGCAGCCCCAGTGTTTGGTAAGGATTGGGGTAGAGACCACAAGTTGACTTTAACTGCAGTGGAAAGTGTTCTCTAcgggctgcagctgctttctggAGTAATGCCTCACAAACGTACCCACTTCCATGTCACTGGAACCACAATTCAGTCCTGTGTTTCTAACCCTTGCCTGCCTCGTGCAGGACACTGAACTGGGTACTCAGCAGTACCCCTAACCTCAGGGTTAAGCAGCAAGATCCGAGCATACACTTAACTTTATCCAGAAACTGTAGGAAGGCTACAAGGGAAAAGCTTCCtttatttcaacattttaatgaaatgtaataGTTTTTCTACATGaacaaacatttgtttttacTGGCAGAAGCATCTAGAAGTTCACAACTCCAAacacagatttaagaagaaGCATCCAAACTTGTAATCTCTAAATCTTGGTTAAGTGGACTTCACCATTCCTTTGTTTCCTTGAAAGAGGTTAGTGGCTTGGGGCTGTATTTTATCCAGAAGATAAACATCTCTTGATGGTTGCACTACAGTTGGCTTCCATCCTTTACTGCCTGAAGTCCAGTTTCAAGTTTAAATTAGAGATACGTTCCACATGGCTTGCAGCACAGTgctttttccatctcatttcTCCAGGGGTGCATAATTCAAAAGCTTCTCGATCAGATCCACATGGGCGAGGAGCATTCTGCGGCAGCAGTATCTCTTCAAGCCAAGGGCATCCAGGGCATCTCTATTAACgaacaacaattaaaaaacgTAACGGATGAAGTGAATCACTTGTAGGCGTTTCCTAAGCAACACAATGATTACTTTGAGCTCAGTCATAGAGGAAAAGTTGTTTGCAGTTCAAAGACAGAAACTCAGCATGTGCTGTTAATGCCCTTTTCCACTTAGTGCTGTTGACAGGGTGTTTGCCCGTTCTTGGGCTGGCCAGAGCACAGGACGTGCTGCTGCAAAGGGTCCCCGCCTGCCACAGCTTTCAGAGGGCACTGTTTTAACATGTTTCTGTAAACTGAGGATGATTCTTGCCTATTTCACAAGATAAATTTAAGATCTGAGCCACGCTAAAAAGGTGAGATATACAGAAACTAAAATAACTGAGAACGCAACCTCCCCCACACAGGGATGCTAATTCTGAGGACGGCTAAAATCCTTCCCAGTTCCCATCAGAGAAGGCACTCAGTTATACAACCtgcccccgccccccccccccccccccaacacaAGTAAGTACGTGCAGACTGGTCAGAAATCAGCGTTTTACAGTCTTTTCACTGAATTCCTTCCAAGTGACTGCTCCAGATTCTTATGTTTGGGTAGAGGGATGTTGAGTCATCCTAGCCTGAACCAGTGCATGTCTTCCATGGCTATGGCTATCAGACCTCTTAAAGATAATGATACTACCAAGATCTTTAACTCCAACCTATTAGCCATGAAGCCAGTCTGATACTCCTTCAGAATGTGACATTCATGAGACATGACTGATCTCAGGTCTTTAGATTGATATAATGCAGTGCAACAATAAAGCGTTCACTTAAAACAAACTTAATTTCCTAGACCTTGTAATTCTCTTGCAGGAAGAAGCCAGTGGAtacttttctaaaatacaaagGACTGAAAGGAAGCTTCTGTCTAAGCTGGACCATGGTAAAAGGTCGTTTGGCTTCAAGCAGTACAGTCTAACTGCAGGAACCAActttcagcagcttctctgaTGTCACTCAGTCCTTGCAACTGTTGATAGTCCAGCAGGGCTGCTCATTCTAGGACAGCACCTGCAAAACTTGTTTTAGAGAAGTGTAACAacactgtggggttttttaaagaacGTTTATAAATAACATCACATGATGCCTAAATTTTCCAAAACACTTGAGAACAAAAGCATCTGATGTCTGTTGATAGGTAAATTTTAAGAGCTATCTGGAGAGTTCTGAACTCTCAAATGCAGTTATCAGAGATGCAAAATACTAACGTTAATCACCATTTCCAGTCATACTATATACTTTAAGACAACTTTAGTTGTATTTGCCTTTTCCTCCAGCTTCCAAGGACTTGTGGAAAAAGAGCACTTTTAAGGGACAAACAGAAGGGTGCGGGTGTCTTTTTAACTGGTAATTCTTTAGAcaagtttttccattttgtccATCCATTTCTTAAGCCACCATTAACAGTGATTCCAGTACTGCAGTGTAAGAGTTTAGCTGTTTGATATCCGTAAACTCGACTTCTTACGATACCATATTTGCATTAGTTTGAACAAGAACCCCAGAATCAAGCCAGTAACCACAACAATTGTTTTCAAGTGAGCATTTGTCAATGACAACACAAAACTCCTATACAAAAGCAGAGGAATAATGACAAtggggaaaatattaaaatttaatgccTAGAATATAAGTCAGAAGCACTATCAAAACAGTCCTGGTGAACTGTAGTATGAGTGAAAAATAATTAGCAACCCATTGTATTGTAATGCTTTTAACTCCATATATGAAAGAAATGGACTTAGCTGTAAGAACTATTAGGATCCCCAACCACTTGAATGcaaaccaaattattttctttctacttaACCGTTTCAACATCGCTTACATTTCTAACTTCTTTTTCACTCCTTTGAACTGCAAACAgccatgaattttttttatttcatacttAAATTGATGAAAATGTAAGCATTTCTCAGGTTTCCTTCTCAAAACTTTTGAGGTAGTGTCACCATAGTTAGACTCTCCTCGGACTATTAAAAGAAACTCTGGCCATGCAAAGGATGCACAGACTTCTTAACACAGAATTGTTAGGACTATCAGTGGGGTATCTAAAACAGTTAAaacttctcctttctccagcaAACCAGTATTTACAAATAAGGTTAGCGATCCTGGGTTaaaatgctttaagaaaaaCCGCTAAACACTTCTTACActtgtaactttttttccttctctccctttaaAAAACTCATCGTGTTGGTGTCAAAGTTGGGCGTacagaaggggaagggaagaaaccAGCAGTAGAGAGTTACATATTCGGGGAATGTTTTGGGTACAAGGGCTGTGACTTGGCAACTTCCATACTGCTGCCCTGAAAGATTCAGTGGGGAAACAAGTACTTTGTGGCCTATTACAATTTCTAACCTTTGGTTAAATAGCCTCAGGATGTACCTGTGGTTTTAGCCCCTCTACGGCTCTTTCGTGACGCCACGACCCTGCACTTGTGCCTCTGGCCCTACCttagcagggaggttggacgACATGAActccagagctcccttccaaccccaacagGTCTGGGATCTTATGCACTGTGTAATCTCACCTAAGGCGAGTCgaagaacacagaaataaaacccaccCTTCCGTGTACTCCGCCTGCAGAAGGCCAAGGTAGGCTTCCCACTTGTTCCCCACTATTTTGCCGCACGTGAAGCACCTGACCGGGATGATCATTTCTGCGCTGTGGCTGCAACGACACAAACACCGCGTCAAACCCATGCGAAGCGACCGGGCACCACGCTCAGCCACAGCGCGCTCAGGGCTGCGCTGCCCCGCACCAGCCTGGCGGCGGCTGTGGGACACAGAAGCCGAGTCCTGAAGGCTCCTTGGAGGCGAGCGGtcggtcccggtcccggtcccgaTCCCGGTCCCGCCCTCAGCCCCCTCTCCCACCCGGCACCTCCGCGGCCCCGCGAGCGGCTCCCACTGTGCGGCTCCTCCGCTAACGATGGCCGCCGGCCGCTACCACCGTGCCGGGCCGGGGGAAACcacgccgccgccgccggcgcgACACGCAGGGGGCGGGTTGAACGGCTCGAGTCTCCCCTGTGGTACTTGATGGTAGCGGCTCGGGGTACGGCGTCCTCGGTGGCCCAAGAGAGCGCGCGCGTGCGGGGGGGGCGGGCTCGCGGCAGCGTTGGGCGCGCGGCGCGGTGAGTGGCAGCCGGGCGCCCCGAGCGCTGAGCGGCGGCACCGCGACCGCCCCCGCGCCGCCTCCTCCCGCCGCGCCCGGGCGGGCACTTGTTGCATTGCGAGAGGGCTTCGGCAGCGGGCGGACTTCTCATCCTGTCCTGGCTGAGGTACCGCAGCGGGAAGCGCAACTGGTGGCTGCGGCGCGGCACCCGCCCGCCCGGTCCGGCGGAGGGTGAAGGGTGGGCATCCTGGCGGGCCAGGCTGAGGGGACGAGCCGGGGCGCCCCGCGGCAGCCCCGCGCTCCGCTGCGCCGCGGGCAGGGGCGCCGGCGCGGTGTGTCCTTCGCTCCCCCGGGGCAGGGAACGGAGGGCGGTGGGACCCGCCGCTGTCGCCTTGTCGTGACCCTGTCAGCGCAGCATCGCGGCGTCGCCCGGGGCTGTTTGCCCGCGGGTCGGGGGCTCCCtcgggcgggaggcggcggcaCAGCCCGGCACACAGTCCGCTCCCGCTCTCGGCGCTGCGGGGCTGTGCCGCGGCTCTGCACAGCCCGGACCGGCGATGTCTCTCCGGTGGCACTCGCCGCTCGAGTCTCGGCCAAGTTGCGGTGGCTGCGGATTTGCCGAGAGTTTCCAAACTCCCGGGCCAGATGGGACGCGGCGCCGTCCGGTTAACTCGCGGTGCTGCTCCGCCCTGCTGTGACCTGCGCGTGGCTGAGTTCCCGGCGGTGTGCGCTGCCCCGGGTACCGCCTGCTGTCGCGGCTGTGCCCGCACCGAGAGGAGCCTTTCGGCGGTGTCCGGCGGCTGGGGCCGCTCCCGCGGCTCGGGGGGCAGTCAGCGGCTGGCTGCGGGCAGCGCGGCCGGTCCTGCGGGGCGCCCGCGCCGGGGAGGTCTGGTGGCAGAGGATAATGCATCTTGAAACTGCTTTACTCGTATTTCGTTAATCTAAGGATTGGGGAAGCATTAGGCACGGGCTGTGTGTGCTTAGCAGAGGGAAGCGTGCTGTGATGGGTACAAACTTTGGGGACAGGTACCGCTGTTCTGGAGACTTTGGGATGAAGCGTTACTCAGTCAGTCCTTATTGCTCTCTCGTTTCAGCGTTAGCGTTATGCTAATTGTCCTTGGGAGAGCAGAAATTCTCCCAAAGTGTTGTTACTTTCCTGCTAAAGTATCTGTGAGTTGATACAGTGCACAGCGCAGAGCCATTACTGTCAGGCATATAAATAATTGTGTCTTAATG from Corvus cornix cornix isolate S_Up_H32 chromosome 5, ASM73873v5, whole genome shotgun sequence encodes:
- the POLR2L gene encoding DNA-directed RNA polymerases I, II, and III subunit RPABC5, giving the protein MIIPVRCFTCGKIVGNKWEAYLGLLQAEYTEGDALDALGLKRYCCRRMLLAHVDLIEKLLNYAPLEK